The sequence TAGAAAAAGATAAATAGGACTTTCAGCACTTCCTATGTCCATATTTTGGAACAGATATCAAGAAAGAGTTACTATTTTTCATGAACTTTTTGTACAAATTTATTATTTGGAATGATTCATCTTTGAAATAGGCGGAAGAAACAAAACATTCCGTCAAATAAAAGATATAGAAAACTCTTACCTTGCAATTGACGGAATAGAAGTTGGATCTGGAAACAAAATTTTCCTTTGGCTATTTGGTTTTGTTTATTAGACTCCTAACTCTCTTCGCTTTGAATGGAAAAAACGGTTAATTTATTCACCTTTCACTTTTAATACTTGCAGAAACTCCTCAGGAGAAAATACAGGAATTTTTAAAGTAGGAAAATCCTCCAGATTTCTTGTGACAATACAGGAACATTTAGAATGAAGTGCTGAAGCGTATATAACAGCATCTTCGAAATCTTTGAAATTTAATTTTCCGGCTGTTTCTATGACAGATCTATTTACAGAAGCAACTTCAACAAGATTAAGAAGAAGGTCTAGACATTCATTAGCTTTCTCTCTATTAAGAGCCTTACTTACAAGGTAGTAGATAGTAGTTATAGTAGTTGCACATATAACTCCCGTAATTTCTCCTTTTTCAACTTTGGAAAGTAAATTTGAAGCTGGCTTAGAAAAGGGTTTCCGATCAAGAAGAACATCTAAAATAACATTTGTGTCAAACAAAACTCTCATAAGTACTTTCCTTCGAGATGTTCCTTATAATCGGCCTCATCAATGTTTGTATTTCTTAACAATCCTTTAAGTTTCTTAACTGTAGGAGTTAACTCCTCTTTGTCATTTTTGTCATCTAGGAGAACACTAAAAAATTTCTCAACTATTTGAGAAATAGATTCTCCTCTTTTCCTGGAATATTCTTTAGCCTCTTCTATAACAGTCTTATCTAACCTTAAGGTTAGTTTTGTTTTCAACATCTCCTCCTGCCGTACTGTTTTATTAGAAAATATACGTCATTTTTTAAAAAGCAAGTTTTTACTTAATAACCGCCCGATTAACTCATAACTTACTATCTTTATAAATATCTCGTTAAAAAGTAGATTATTAACTAATAAAGTTAAACGAATAGCATTTTTTAGAAATTCAAATTACCAAACCTCCTAAGGAAGGTAACCTTGACAAGTTATAGAAATAAAAGTTATAATTATTTAATTCAAAAAGAAGGGAGGAAGTTCTTACAAATTCCTGAACAATTGCTGTTACACCAAATAAGCAGAAAAAGAGCGAGAACACGACAGAGCGGTTATCAGTTAAAGTCTGTTTAGTAGAAGAACTATCATAGACAGCAGCATTGGAGGGAGGTATGAGGGAGAATTCATATCAGGACAAATATGAATGGAATGCAGAGGACTATGCAAGGCATTCTGCCTCTCAGAAAAAATGGGCAAAAGAATTGATTGATAAAATGAATTTAAAAGGACATGAATGGGTACTTGATATTGGTTGTGGTGATGGAAAAGTAACAGCTGAAATCGCCAGACACGTTCCTAAAGGCCGTGTAGTTGGAATTGATATTTCAGAAGAAATGATAGCCTTTGCTTCTCAAAAGTTTCCAACTTCGCAATACCCCAATCTAATTTTTATACGAATGGATGCCTCAGCATTATCCTTCCGGGAAAAATTTGATATTGTTTTTTCAAATGCAGTTCTTCACTGGATTACTAATCATAAGCCTGTACTAAAAGGAATATACCAAGCTTTAAAGCCAAATGGGAAATGTATTGTCCAAATGGGAGGCAAAGGGAATGCTGCAAGTGTTATTGAAACCTTAGATGAAATTATAAACGAAAGGCCTTGGAAAGAATACTTTCATGATTTCTCCTTTCCTTATGGCTTCTATTCTCCCGAGGAATATAAACCATGGCTTGAAGAAGCAGGATTCAAGATTCAATACCTTGAACTGAAGCCAAAAATTATGGTTCACGAAGATATTGAAGAGTTCAAAGGGTGGATACGAACTACTTGGTTGCCGTATCTCTGCCGAATACCTAAAAAGTTAAGGAATCGCTTCATTGAAACAGTCGCCCAAAGATATGTTGAAAAATACCCACCAAGTAATGATGGAAAAATCAAAACACTAATGCAGCGATTGGAATTCATAGTAACTAAATGATTACTTAGTTCTTTTCATAGATTGCATCTTCTATAAAGTAAAATCTACATAGTAATCAAATAAACCGAGAAGAAGAAGGTTCAATTATTTTCATCCTACTAACTAAAGGAAAAAAATGTTCACTTATGCATATATAAGAGTTTCTACAGATAAAGAGGAGATAGAAAATCAACGACTTGAGATTCTTAGATATGCTAACGAGAAAAAGTTCTGTCATCAAAAAGTTGACTTTTCCTGTCAAAAAATTAGATTCTCTTTAAGAAGGATAAAAGAAGATCAAAAAGCTATAAAAGATATAAAAGAGTTAAAAGGAACTGTAAGTGATAGATTTTCAGTTAAGTTTGATTTCATAAAAGGAATAGAACCTGGAAAGATCAAGTCAAAAGAACAATTAGAGAAACTGTCAGAAAGAGACTGTGTGAAAATCCAGAGGAACAAAAAGAGAACTCATAGATTGAAGAAGCAAACAACTAAAAGCTATGAAGGAAAAAGGAACATGAGAGTGTGAAGTAAGGATCTTCTATTAAGGTTTTATTGTATTCTCTACAAGCCCCTTCTTTTACAACTATCATAAATTCTCTGAGATTATTTTATACCGAGATCCTCACAAACCTCTTTCGCTGTAAAAATTTTAATGTCTGGAGAAAAGAATCTTTTATCGTTAGTGAGTATCAAATCACATTTCTCTTTCTTTGCAAGAACATACTGAATGGTATCTTCAAGATCTTTAAAATTGCTATTGCTTTTCATTAAACTAACAGCTTCAATTACTTCTTTATTTGAAAAGGGAATTAAGGTAAAGACAGACATTGAGTCTTCTATATAGTTGAGAGCTTTTTCTTTGTTAACTTTAGAAAGAACATAATAAATTGTAGTTATCAAATCACAACTTGTAAACAGTTCAACTCCCAACTTTAGAAGTTTCTCTATTGCCGAAATAGAGTAATGAGAGTTAGTTCTATCTTCGAAAAGATCTATGATTACATTGGCATCTACAAAAACTTTTTCAATTATCATCAAAGTCTTCTCCCATTTCTGCCTTTAATTCTTGAAAAGTTTTATTTTTTGCAACTCCTTTAAAGTATTTTCTATATTTTTTAAGTCGTTCAAAAGCTTCTATCCTTTTTTCCTTTTCAATCTCCTTTACCTCTTTCTCTATCAGTTCTTCAATAAGAGAACTTTGAGTTTTATTGTAAATCTTTGCCAACATCTCAAGGTCTTTTACCACTTTTTGAGACAATGTAATCGTTTTTCTTACTTTCTTTTCTGCAACACTCATCGTATCCCTCAGTAAGCTTTATTTATGCATATCTACCTATGTGTATAGAATTTACATCAACTTTGTCAAGTTTTCTACTGCAAATCCACACTCCCAAAATATTGAGATGAAGTTTTACTATTTATCTTTCTTCAAAAATCTCATAATGAAAAAAGAGTTTCTACAGATAAAGAGGAGATAGAAAACCAACGATTTGAGATTCTTAGATATGCTAACGAGAAAAAGTTCTGTCACCAAAAATTGACTTATCCTGCCAAAAAATTAGATTCTCCTTAAGAAAGTAACTAAGAGGTTAAATATGAAAGTATTTACAACTAAGCCGGACAATGAGTATCAAGAGAAACTACGAAGAAAAGAATTAACAAAAAGAATGGTTAAAGCTGCAAAAAGGATGAAAGAAGACAAAGAAGCTATAGAAGACATAAAAGAATTAGAAGGAACTGTGGGTGATGGACTTTCAGTTAAGTTTGATCTCATAAAAAGAGTAGAACATGAAAAGACCAGATCAAAAGAATAGTTAAGGAAACTGTTAGAACAGATAACTCCTGAAAATTTACATGATGAAGTTAATTGGGATAAAAAAGTGGAAGAGAGGAGTGGTAGATATATTCCTGAAAGAGGAGATGTTCTATGGTTACAGTTTTCACCACAAGCAGGACATGAACAGACAGGAAGAAGTTCTGCTATTTATCTTTCTCCGAAAATTCTTATAATGGAAAGATAAGTTTAGAAAGATACAATTATTTCCACCCTATTGCTAAGGGAGAAAGATGTCTACTTACGCTTATATAAGAGTTTCTACTGATAAGCAAGAAACAGAAAACCAAAGATTTGAAATTCTTAGATATGCTAATGAGAAGAAGCTAGGAAATGTTGAGATTATAGAAGAAACTATAAGTGGTAGGAAAAGTTGGAAAGTTAGAAAAATAGGTGCCCTTGTCCCTATGCTTTCAAAAGGGGATGTTCTTATCATTACTGAGCTTTCAAGACTTGGTAGATCTATGCTAGAGATTATGGAAATCTTATCTATCCTTCTAAGAAAAGGTGTAGAACTCCACGTTGTTAAAAATAGGCAAGTGTTAAAAGACGACTTGCAAAGCAAAGTCTTTGCAATGGCTTTCTCTATAGCTGCAGAGATAGAAAGAGAGCTAATCAGTCAAAGAACAAAAGAAGCTTTGAGAAGGAGAAAAGCAGAAGGTAAACCTCTTGGTAGACCTAAAGGTAGCTATTCCTCCAGACTAGACAAATACAAAGACCAAATAGAAGAGTTTAGAAAAAAAGGTGTATCAATAGCATCTATTGCCAAGATTCTTGAAGTTCCTTATACAACTCTATATAGCTACCTAAAAAGACGAGAAAACTCAGATTCGAACTTCTAAATTTTTTTAAAAATGACAAAAAATACGCTTAAAGTGCATACCTTTTGAAGGAGGTTAAAAACAACTAAAGTGTTTAAAAGTGGAAATTCATGGACATTAAGATTAGCAAAAGAAGTTTATATAAAGAGAGAAAGAAACCGTATAGTTCTAATACCTAAAGAAAAGAAATGGGATGTTCTCTTCGAAAAACTCGAAGAGGTAAAAGAAGAAACAAAAAATTTCTTAATCGAAAGAAGTCAACCAGATCCTCAAGAAAAGGAGCTATTTTGATGATATACATGCTAGATACCAACATATGTAGTTACATAATTAGAAATAGACCAGAACATGTGAAAGAAAAACTCAAAAAAGTAGAACAACAACATAAAGTGGAATAAAAATATAAAGGTGAATTATGGGACTTTTAATGAGAAAGTAGACTTAAATTTTTTTAGGAAAAAGAACTCTTTTATTTAAAAAACTTTTCTTTTAAAACCATTGATTCTCTAACAGAAAATCATAACCATCTTTATCGCAATAGCTTCTCTTTAAAAGCTTTCTTTACCCTCTTTCCAACTTTTTCCGATAGCGCATAAACATAAACACCTGTAACAAGTACTAAAGCTCCTGAAAAGCCTTGTAATCCTTCAGGAAGGAAAGCTGCTATAACAGCAACAACTACTATTAGAGGGAAAAGAACTATAAACCCCATTAGTCTATCTATCATTCTTAGCTCCCTCAACTCGCTTTTAAAAGGAACTTCTTTTTAAGCTTCAATTTGCTTAATGTTTCTTCTATTAAATTCTCCATTTCCGGATGCATTTGCTTTAGTTTATCTAAGGAAAGCATCAATTTTTCAAACATTTCATCATCTAAACCTATTTCTCTCCCTTTTTCTACCTTATCTATTTCGTCAAGCCAAGTGTTTACTCTACTCAATCTTACCTCAGAAAATTTCCAACCACGACTCTTTAATGGTTCAGCATCTTCTCCCATAGATACGTAAACTACCAAAGAAAGAAGTTCATTAACCAACTTAAGACGTAAATTTTCTTCTAGAAGTTTCTTTCTCTCCTCTTCCGAGCTTTTTACTTCTTTTCTTAATCTAACTTTCATTTCTTCCAACTTCGCTAAAATAAATAACAGAAAAAGCCTTTTTATCATTTCAGATCCATAACGTTGCAGTTTCACTTTACTTTTTCAACAACAACCTTATTTCCTATAACCTTTTTAACAACAACTTTATCACCATATTCAAGTTCTTCCTCTGAAAATCCTATCCACAATTCCTCTCCGCCAGCCCCAAGTGGAAACCGGATCTGATAATTCATATCGTCCACTTTTTTAACAACAATCCCCTCTTGTCCAATCAGATCAGATAAAGCATCTTCTACACCCTTTACCTTCTTAGCTATTTTGTAACTTAAGAAAGAAGCCGACAGAAGTCCTAATAGAAAACCTACTGAAAATGAAAAAATACTTGGTGAAAGGGAATAGAATACATATCCTAGAACAAACCCTACTCCTACAGGAAATAGGAAAAAGGTCATAACAAAAACATCAATCACTATCAAAGCTAATCCTAATACAAGAAAAACCCATCCATTACTCATCTCTCTTTCCTCTTGAAGTTCCTAAAAGATTTAAAAGTGAATCCACGGAGGACGGAAGAACAACTATCTTTGCATTCTGGCTTTCCGCTATTTTTTCAAGGGACTTTACATAGTTATCTCCAAGAAGTAATAGTCCTGCAAGCTTCTCATCTCCTACCGCTTCTTTTACGCTTTTTACAGCATTTGCCTGTGCTTCACCAATTCTTTCAATAGCTTCAGCTTCTTGCATCTTGGCAAGCTTATATCCTTCAGCTTCTAGTTCCTGTGCCCTTTTCTTTCCTTCTGCCTCAAGTATCATAGCTTTCTTTTTCCTATCCGCTTCAATTAGCATACTCATAGCTTCTGCAATATTTCTTGGTGGTTTTATCTCCCTTACCTCTACCCTATTGATAATAATTCCCCAGCTTTTTGATGCCCCCTGAAGGACTTCTTTAATCCTTGCATTTATCTTTTCCCTAGAAGAGAGAATTTCGTCAAGTTCCATTCCACCTACAACATCTCTCAAGTTTGTTTGAATAGTCTGCACAATGGCATACTCAAGATTCTCTATGTTGTAAACAGCAGAAACAGGGTCAACAACCGTAAAGTAACAAACTGCATCTATTCCTACCACAACATTGTCTTTGGTAATTACTTCCTGAGAAGGAATATCAAGCACCCGTTCTTTTAGACTTACTTTCGCTATAAGTGAATCAACAAAAGGGATGATAAAATGAAGTCCTGCCCCTAATCTCCTGTGGTATCTTCCTAATCTCTCTACTATCCATTCTTCTTTTTGAGGAACAACCTTTACTGATAATAAGAAAATGAGTATTAAGAAAACTAGAAGACTTACTGCAATTATTGTTCCTATACTCCATTCCATCTTCCCCTCCTATCCTCCTATCGTTTATTATCATAACAGCTAGTTAACCAAAAAGTAAATAGAGGCTTTGTTATGGACGAAAATCTCAAAAAATTCAATGAGAAAAAAACTTACAGTAAACAGAATACAGCAAAAGAAGTTTTTACTTTTATCGCAATAATTTTTCCTCTTGCGTTTTTGTTCTACGTTATCTATGTCTCCTACCAAAAGTCCCAAATCAAACCTTTACTTTCCAACTTCCTAGAAGGTAAAAACCTTTCTATTTCTGAGTATGAGAAACTCTATAACTTCTATGGGATTAATCTAAAAGATAAAGAAGGAAATACTCTTCTCCACCGTTTAACTCTAAAAGTCTGTTCTCAAAAAATGAATTCTATCCCTCCTTTAATTCCAAGACTTTTAAAAGATGGACTTTCACCAAACGAAAGAAATAGAAAAGGACAAACTCCCCTCCATCTAGCTGCTGCCTACTGCAAAGATGAAGATACATTAAAAAAACTTCTTTCTCTTTTCCTAAAGTTTGGTGGTGACATAAATGCTAAGGATTGTGCAGGAAATACTCCACTCTTTTACACAATAGACTATGATGCTTACAACCCTCAAATAAGAACTCTTCTTAAGTTTAATCCAAATGTTAATGTCAAAAATTACTACGGATGGACACCTCTTTGCAAAGCCGCATTCTTCGATATTGGAACATCCTTTCAACTTCTACAAAAATATGGAGGGAACATTCGTGAGAAATGTGGAGAAGTTTCCATTCCAGAACTTGTAAAAACTTTAAGTAGTAGAAAAGTAGCTAATTACCTAGAAAAATTAGGAATAGGTTTTAAAGAAATTAAAGAGTTAAAAGGAAACTTAAAGAAACTACTTTTTAAATCTTCAATCAATACTTTTTGTGTTAAGGAAGACTTTGAAAAAAACATAGAAAACGCTGTAGCGTTCTCAATATATTTTGATCAAGCAGATAGAGTAAAAGCTTTTTTTAAGCACTCCTTATTCTCCTTAAATTCAACGATTACCTCCAAGGAATTTCCTGATACAAAGCTTAAAAGTTTTTCTCCACTGTTACTGGCTGTTTATAGCAAATCCTGTTCCCCAAAAGTCTTAAGTTATTTTCTAACACTTGGAGTTAACCCTAACAAAAGGTTAGAGAACGGTAAAACACTCCTTCACATCTGCGTAGAAAGAGGATGTGTCGAATGTGCAAAGCTTCTTATAGAAAATGGAGCAGACGTCCACCTAAAAGATAAAAAAGGCTTTACTCCTTACTGTATAGCTGTTGCTAATGGAAGAAAAAGAGTTGTAAAAGAACTTTTAACCTACGGAGCCAATCCTAAAGACCCTTGTGTTGAAATGGCTAAACTTCTTAGAGAAATGGAAGAGTTCTCTCAAGATACATTGTGGTAAGTAAAGAATAAGCCTTACAAAAATAAGTAACTTCTACACTATCCACACTCAAGACTGTTCTAGGAAAATTTTCATCGGAAATTTTCTGCTTACTATAGAGTTTTTGTAAGTATGCTATGTTTTATTAAGGAAAGGATCGAGAAGTTGAAGGTTAAACAGCCAGGAAAAACTCTTCAGAAAATAATTCACGCTTTAAAGGAACACCAAGAAGAGCTTAGAGAAATACACAAGGTTAAGAATCTTAAAGTTTTCGGTTCTTATGCTAAGAATGAACAAACAGAAAATAGTGACCTTGACTTAATGGTTTCCTTTGGGAAGACTCTTACTTTGCTTGAGTTCATTGAACTTAAAAAGTACTTAGAGAGTATAACAGGAATAAAAGTGGATTTAGTTACAGAAGATGGCATAAGTCCTCATATAAAGCCATATATTGAAGCGACTGAGATATTGTAGTTGAAGGAAACAAAAGTGCATCTAAAACCCATTCTTCAAGAACGTGAGTTCTTAATGGAAAACTCTTTAGGTATTTTATGAGTAATCATGTGCTTGAACATGCATTTATTAGAAGCCTTGAAATTATAGGCGAAGCCTTGAGAAACTTCCTTTAGATCTAGGAGAACAATATCCTGAAATTCCGTAAAGAAAATTTGCTGGAATGAGAGATGTTCTAATCAATGATTATTTTGGTGTAGATTACAAACTTATTTGGAAGACTATTATAAAAGAAGTGCCTTTACTTAAAGAGCAGGTGCAGAAAATCTTGGTAGAAATAGAAGAAAATGAGAAATAACAATAATCTACTCCTTTCAAACTCTCTAGAAACAACTTCAGTAATTTCTGACAAGATAAGAGGAAGCTCGTAGTAAGTAACTGCTTCTGTTTATACAATTAGCCAAAACTTCTGCCCGCAGAAATTAGGTTGTAAATAGTTGTTATCCCTCGGCTTTTCGGATTCTTTGTTGAAAACTATGTAGGTTAAAAAGTTTGTGCATACTCTCTGTGCATTCTGTAATGTGAAAAAATCCTGTGCAATTCTGTGTAATGTACAGCTGTGCATTTACCTGTGCAGTTTAGTTTTTCTCTATCCATCTAAAACGAAGCGTTATAAGAGGATCATGCCGTTCTAAAAAAAACAAACAGAACAGGAAACAGGATAGAAAATTGTTTTACTAACCGAAACAACTGTTAAGGTTAAACGTCAACTATGTAAGTACTAATTCACTATAAAATACTAGTATTCTTTATTCAAAGAAAAACAGGAGAAGACAGATGAAACAGAAGTTTCCTCGCTTTAAAGTACCGAAAGAGATATTAGCAAAAGCAGAGGCAATGTACTGGTTTCCGTTTCTAAAACATGACATATTTACAAGGCATTACAAAGTTACTAAAGAAATAGAAGAAATGGTTTACTTCACTTACAGAAAACTATCTCGAAATAACCCACTTGTAAGCATAGATGAACTACAGGTCGAAACACAACTACCATTAAAAGTAGTTATATCTGCAATACAACAACTAAATAGTAGAGACATCTGTTTGTTAAAGATAGTGCCCACAAAACTTACAGAATTCGTTATTGGTGGAGAATACGATTATAATGAAATTAAAGAAC is a genomic window of Desulfurobacteriaceae bacterium containing:
- a CDS encoding HepT-like ribonuclease domain-containing protein, whose amino-acid sequence is MRDVLINDYFGVDYKLIWKTIIKEVPLLKEQVQKILVEIEENEK
- a CDS encoding methyltransferase domain-containing protein, which codes for MRENSYQDKYEWNAEDYARHSASQKKWAKELIDKMNLKGHEWVLDIGCGDGKVTAEIARHVPKGRVVGIDISEEMIAFASQKFPTSQYPNLIFIRMDASALSFREKFDIVFSNAVLHWITNHKPVLKGIYQALKPNGKCIVQMGGKGNAASVIETLDEIINERPWKEYFHDFSFPYGFYSPEEYKPWLEEAGFKIQYLELKPKIMVHEDIEEFKGWIRTTWLPYLCRIPKKLRNRFIETVAQRYVEKYPPSNDGKIKTLMQRLEFIVTK
- a CDS encoding nucleotidyltransferase family protein produces the protein MKVKQPGKTLQKIIHALKEHQEELREIHKVKNLKVFGSYAKNEQTENSDLDLMVSFGKTLTLLEFIELKKYLESITGIKVDLVTEDGISPHIKPYIEATEIL
- a CDS encoding ankyrin repeat domain-containing protein, whose product is MDENLKKFNEKKTYSKQNTAKEVFTFIAIIFPLAFLFYVIYVSYQKSQIKPLLSNFLEGKNLSISEYEKLYNFYGINLKDKEGNTLLHRLTLKVCSQKMNSIPPLIPRLLKDGLSPNERNRKGQTPLHLAAAYCKDEDTLKKLLSLFLKFGGDINAKDCAGNTPLFYTIDYDAYNPQIRTLLKFNPNVNVKNYYGWTPLCKAAFFDIGTSFQLLQKYGGNIREKCGEVSIPELVKTLSSRKVANYLEKLGIGFKEIKELKGNLKKLLFKSSINTFCVKEDFEKNIENAVAFSIYFDQADRVKAFFKHSLFSLNSTITSKEFPDTKLKSFSPLLLAVYSKSCSPKVLSYFLTLGVNPNKRLENGKTLLHICVERGCVECAKLLIENGADVHLKDKKGFTPYCIAVANGRKRVVKELLTYGANPKDPCVEMAKLLREMEEFSQDTLW
- a CDS encoding AbrB/MazE/SpoVT family DNA-binding domain-containing protein — its product is MFKSGNSWTLRLAKEVYIKRERNRIVLIPKEKKWDVLFEKLEEVKEETKNFLIERSQPDPQEKELF
- a CDS encoding PIN domain-containing protein, which codes for MIIEKVFVDANVIIDLFEDRTNSHYSISAIEKLLKLGVELFTSCDLITTIYYVLSKVNKEKALNYIEDSMSVFTLIPFSNKEVIEAVSLMKSNSNFKDLEDTIQYVLAKKEKCDLILTNDKRFFSPDIKIFTAKEVCEDLGIK
- a CDS encoding recombinase family protein; translation: MSTYAYIRVSTDKQETENQRFEILRYANEKKLGNVEIIEETISGRKSWKVRKIGALVPMLSKGDVLIITELSRLGRSMLEIMEILSILLRKGVELHVVKNRQVLKDDLQSKVFAMAFSIAAEIERELISQRTKEALRRRKAEGKPLGRPKGSYSSRLDKYKDQIEEFRKKGVSIASIAKILEVPYTTLYSYLKRRENSDSNF
- a CDS encoding DUF6364 family protein, whose amino-acid sequence is MKTKLTLRLDKTVIEEAKEYSRKRGESISQIVEKFFSVLLDDKNDKEELTPTVKKLKGLLRNTNIDEADYKEHLEGKYL
- a CDS encoding NfeD family protein, translated to MSNGWVFLVLGLALIVIDVFVMTFFLFPVGVGFVLGYVFYSLSPSIFSFSVGFLLGLLSASFLSYKIAKKVKGVEDALSDLIGQEGIVVKKVDDMNYQIRFPLGAGGEELWIGFSEEELEYGDKVVVKKVIGNKVVVEKVK
- a CDS encoding SPFH domain-containing protein is translated as MEWSIGTIIAVSLLVFLILIFLLSVKVVPQKEEWIVERLGRYHRRLGAGLHFIIPFVDSLIAKVSLKERVLDIPSQEVITKDNVVVGIDAVCYFTVVDPVSAVYNIENLEYAIVQTIQTNLRDVVGGMELDEILSSREKINARIKEVLQGASKSWGIIINRVEVREIKPPRNIAEAMSMLIEADRKKKAMILEAEGKKRAQELEAEGYKLAKMQEAEAIERIGEAQANAVKSVKEAVGDEKLAGLLLLGDNYVKSLEKIAESQNAKIVVLPSSVDSLLNLLGTSRGKRDE
- a CDS encoding PIN domain-containing protein, yielding MRVLFDTNVILDVLLDRKPFSKPASNLLSKVEKGEITGVICATTITTIYYLVSKALNREKANECLDLLLNLVEVASVNRSVIETAGKLNFKDFEDAVIYASALHSKCSCIVTRNLEDFPTLKIPVFSPEEFLQVLKVKGE